In Spiroplasma chinense, the DNA window CAATAATTTCTTGAAATATTGTTCACATGGTAGTTTTATATTTACTCCCGGTTCTCAATCAATGCTATATCTATAGACTTCTCCATTTTCTTCTACGCTTTTTTCATTTGTTTTGTAAGTGTTTGCTAAGTTAAGTTTTGAGTTAGTAACCATTTGATTGATTGATGTCGAAGCTGTAGGTATAATTCCTGCAAAACTTGAAGTTGCTAATAATAATTTCATAAGTTTTTTCATTTTTTGTTTTCCTCCAAAGTTACTATCGTCATGTTTTTGAGAAAAATGTACAAAAAAATGAAAAAAAATAAATCTTTTTTAAAGATTTATTTTTTTGAATATTTTCGCTATATAAAAACCATTATTATTTCCTTCAAATCCAAAGAATTGTTTTTCTTCAATTAATTCTAGGTCTTTAAAGTTGTTTAATAAATTTTCAACTTGGTTTTGATTTTCATCTTTATTTACTGTGCAAGTTGAATATAAAAGAGTTGCCCCTTCATCCATTAAGTTATAAGCGGTTATTAAAAGTTCTTTTTGAACTTTTAATAACTCTTCTATTTCTTGTTTACTTCGTTTCTTTAATTTAATTTCAGGTTTTCTTTTTAAAACACCATATCCAGAACAAGGTGCATCAAGTAGAATGTAATCAAAACTATTTTCTTTTAAGGTTGTTGCATCTTTAAAAACCAAATCAATGTTTTCTAGTTTTTGAGATTCTATGTTTTTTCTTATTATATTTTCTTTACTTGAATTAATTTCACAACCCAAAACTTTTGTATCTTTACCAACCAAACTTGCAATATAAGTTAATTTACCCCCAGGAGCACAACACATATCTACAATTTTTGAATTGGGTTTTGGGTTTAATAGTTCAACAGCCAAAATACTTGTTTCATCTTGAATGTATACCAAACCTTCTTTAAATGCGTTTGATTCAAAAAGTTTGTTACTTGTAAAAAAACAATTTCTAGCTATTTTTGATTTCTCTAGTTCTAATTCATCTTGATATAACTTTACAAAATCTT includes these proteins:
- the rsmB gene encoding 16S rRNA (cytosine(967)-C(5))-methyltransferase RsmB: MNARKKALDILYEVFENNQFSNKLLNKMALQKAMSKQDIAFIFKLVYGTIQYKIYLEYVVNKLIDPNKTNFKIQILLWMSFYQIKFLETPIYSVVNEAVEISKKIDSHLSGFVNSVLKKIQDKTLWNVDIKNKQNVLALENGFPFWLYKQIANQYGSDNADKLVLDSIKPVKISFRVNENLITIEDFVKLYQDELELEKSKIARNCFFTSNKLFESNAFKEGLVYIQDETSILAVELLNPKPNSKIVDMCCAPGGKLTYIASLVGKDTKVLGCEINSSKENIIRKNIESQKLENIDLVFKDATTLKENSFDYILLDAPCSGYGVLKRKPEIKLKKRSKQEIEELLKVQKELLITAYNLMDEGATLLYSTCTVNKDENQNQVENLLNNFKDLELIEEKQFFGFEGNNNGFYIAKIFKKINL